From Daucus carota subsp. sativus chromosome 6, DH1 v3.0, whole genome shotgun sequence, the proteins below share one genomic window:
- the LOC108227501 gene encoding uncharacterized protein LOC108227501 isoform X3: MKNCVQSAVMEGSRQLKESKNALLIIGGCPWYITVGPSYLQGNLQSLLPLISSLYHIPYDSWKQIVDSRNQLYLWRLSSC, translated from the exons ATGAAGAACTGTGTGCAATCTGCG GTCATGGAAGGCTCCAGACAGCTCAAAGAGTCCAAAAATG CACTACTTATTATTGGAGGTTGTCCTTGGTACATCACTGTGGGCCCAAG CTATCTGCAGGGGAATCTGCAGTCACTGCTTCCCCTAATATCCTCCCTTTACCATATTCCGTATGACT CCTGGAAGCAAATTGTGGACTCCAGAAATCAACTATATCTTTGGCGCTTATCATCGTGTTGA
- the LOC108227501 gene encoding F-box protein At3g07870 isoform X1 has product MNHKRMTEKVKKIIKYEKRNVVKEYQFPVLELPTILIYLIIAKLPLRTIFSCRAVCKAFRELIGDPYFTKTHLKEALSTSTAIIVKESYLCSPSFRPYILELDYTPKKSPCFSDHQFYNKHVISRQSQGVPSRGVKCCFLARIAVLVGSCNGLLCVTSLLQIKPTYCICNPVTGECVTLPHPTSFSSDYYFNHSGFGFCPKTEQYKVILFLSSEHTLRTEALVHTLGTESWRNIGEAPLFSSLRSFDCFLDGKLHFITASHKELYSFDLETEKFKPVPMPAHFSLEYCSEIPRIYVGVISGCLCLCYPFTDAYFEVYTMQEYGVRESWIKKFSIDIKFCCGLRAMKLLRPIKFSNNGELLFLSKHKTLVSYNTRKKSFRYIKNLGDECGDAIAYVPSFVSLRSHVFKSGITYEKIKLESSIQVQNASCLFCSCRLLNSGLVSMLRK; this is encoded by the coding sequence ATGAATCATAAACGGATGACCGAAAAGGTGAAGAAGATAATCAAGTATGAAAAGCGCAATGTGGTAAAGGAGTATCAGTTTCCAGTCCTTGAGCTTCCtacaattttgatatatttgatCATTGCAAAGCTTCCTTTAAGGACGATTTTTAGTTGCAGAGCCGTATGCAAAGCTTTCCGTGAACTCATAGGAGATCCTTATTTCACAAAAACTCACCTTAAGGAAGCACTTAGTACCAGTACTGCAATTATCGTTAAAGAAAGTTATTTATGCTCTCCGTCTTTTCGTCCTTACATTCTAGAACTGGATTACACCCCCAAAAAATCCCCCTGCTTCAGTGATCACCAATTTTATAATAAGCATGTTATTTCTAGGCAGAGTCAAGGAGTACCCTCCAGAGGTGTCAAATGCTGCTTTCTTGCACGTATTGCAGTTTTGGTTGGTTCATGTAATGGACTGCTGTGTGTAACctctcttttacaaataaaaCCTACATATTGCATTTGCAATCCTGTTACTGGTGAATGTGTGACTCTCCCCCACCCAACTTCCTTCAGTTCGGACTATTACTTCAACCATTCAGGATTTGGTTTCTGCCCAAAGACTGAGCAGTACAAGGTCATCCTGTTTTTGAGCTCAGAACATACTTTGAGAACAGAAGCTCTGGTGCACACACTGGGAACGGAATCATGGAGAAATATTGGCGAAGCCCCACTCTTTAGTTCACTACGATCCTTTGATTGTTTCCTGGATGGAAAACTTCACTTCATTACTGCTAGTCATAAAGAGCTATATTCATTTGATCTGGAAACTGAGAAGTTTAAACCTGTCCCAATGCCTGCTCACTTCTCGTTAGAATATTGCAGTGAAATTCCCAGGATCTACGTTGGAGTTATAAGTGGGTGCCTATGTCTATGCTATCCGTTCACTGATGCTTACTTTGAGGTTTACACAATGCAAGAATATGGCGTTCGCGAGTCGTGGATCAAAAAGTTTTCAATTGACATCAAGTTTTGTTGTGGGTTGCGAGCGATGAAATTGCTGAGACCaatcaaattttcaaataatggGGAACTTTTGTTCTTATCTAAGCATAAAACTCTTGTGTCATATAATACTCGAAAAAAGAGTTTTAGATATATCAAGAATTTGGGTGATGAGTGCGGTGACGCTATTGCTTATGTTCCTAGCTTCGTATCCCTTAGGTCTCATGTATTTAAAAGTGGTATAACGTATGAAAAGATTAAGCTGGAAAGCTCAATTCAAGTTCAGAATGCATCTTGCCTTTTTTGTTCGTGTAGACTGTTGAACTCGGGATTGGTGTCGATGCTGAGAAAATGA
- the LOC108224810 gene encoding F-box protein At3g07870 → MKHKSKAKKAKKTFDYEEGSVVNGLQFPIFELPPNLLYQIISRLPLKTIFSCRCVCRTFLKLIEEPYFAETHLNRALSTSTTIIVRENDFPSPYFRPYMLEVDFTPKKSSLSSDHHLYHQHIISRQSREVPLRDVKCCFLTGDATLISSCNGLLCLYSPSPKNPTYCICNPVSGECMTLPHPAPLTSDCTYLNHSGFGFCPRTKQYKVVRFMSSAQTLRAVALVHTLGTRSWRNIGEAPHPKPQGFFDNFLDGKLHLITASRNICDVLFSFDLETEKFEPVPLPAHFSPEYYGKISWISVGVTCGCLCLCYTSSDTHFEVFVMEEYGVRESWIKKFAIDVKFYCGLRIEDLQKPIKYLNNEELLFLSRFNSLVSYSPQKGTFRDIKSLGNGRAEAISHVSSFVSLKTHVFKRGIKYEKIKLESPKSVRNVS, encoded by the coding sequence ATGAAGCATAAAAGCAAGGCTAAAAAGGCAAAGAAGACATTTGATTATGAAGAAGGCAGTGTGGTAAATGGACTTCAGTTTCCCATCTTCGAGCTTCCTCCAAATCTGTTATATCAGATCATTTCAAGGCTTCCTTTGAAAACAATATTTAGTTGCAGATGTGTATGCAGAACTTTCCTAAAACTTATAGAAGAGCCTTATTTCGCAGAAACTCACCTCAATAGAGCACTTAGCACCAGTACCACAATAATCGTCAGAGAAAATGATTTTCCCTCTCCATATTTCCGTCCATACATGCTAGAGGTTGATTTTACCCCTAAAAAATCCTCCCTTAGCAGTGATCATCATTTATATCATCAGCATATAATATCTAGGCAGAGTCGTGAAGTACCCCTGAGAGATGTTAAATGCTGCTTTCTTACAGGTGATGCAACTTTGATTAGTTCATGTAATGGACTTCTCTGTTTATACTCCCCCTCACCAAAGAATCCTACATATTGCATTTGCAATCCTGTTAGTGGGGAATGTATGACTCTCCCTCACCCAGCCCCCTTGACTTCAGACTGTACATACCTCAACCATTCTGGATTTGGTTTCTGCCCAAGGACTAAGCAGTACAAGGTCGTCCGGTTTATGAGCTCAGCACAAACTCTGAGAGCAGTAGCTCTAGTGCACACACTGGGCACAAGGTCATGGAGGAACATTGGTGAAGCCCCACATCCTAAGCCACAAGGATTTTTTGATAATTTCCTGGATGGAAAGCTTCACTTAATCACTGCAAGTCGTAACATTTGTGATGTGTTATTCTCATTTGACCTAGAAACTGAGAAGTTTGAACCTGTCCCACTGCCTGCTCACTTCAGTCCAGAATATTACGGTAAAATCTCATGGATCAGTGTAGGAGTTACATGTGGCTGCCTCTGTCTATGCTATACATCTAGCGATACTCACTTTGAGGTTTTCGTAATGGAAGAATACGGAGTTCGAGAATCTTGGATTAAGAAGTTTGCAATTGACGTCAAGTTTTATTGTGGGTTGCGCATAGAGGACTTGCAAAaaccaatcaaatatttaaataacgAGGAACTTTTATTCTTATCCAGGTTCAATTCTCTTGTGTCATATAGTCCTCAGAAAGGGACTTTCAGAGATATCAAGAGTTTGGGTAATGGGAGGGCCGAAGCTATTTCTCATGTTTCTAGCTTTGTATCCCTCAAGACTCATGTATTTAAACgaggaataaaatatgaaaagatcAAGCTGGAAAGCCCAAAGTCAGTGCGGAATGTATCGTAG
- the LOC108227922 gene encoding F-box protein At3g07870, whose translation MNHKQNTEKEKKIIEYEQRNLVNEHQYSILELPTILIYLIISKLPLMTIFSCKCVCKAFQKLVEDPYFAETHLNEAPVTSTTVIVKENLFYFPYFRPYILELDDIPKNSSCSSDHQFSNQYTISRRSHGVAPIDVKCWFLTRNTALIGSCNGLLCLYTLSVRKPTYCVCNPVTGECMTLPHPASCSTDYYLNYSGFGFCLKTEQYKVIRFMRSAPPLRTVALVHTLGTRSWRNIGEAPQPMSRGSFNCVVDGKLHFITASNEISETVYSFDLETEKFEPVPMPSHFSPEYVSKISWISVGVISGSLCLCYMFSDAYFVVLAMQEYGIRESWIKKFAIDIKFHCGWRAVDFQRPIKFLNNGELLFLSVSNSLVSYNPRNRAFSDIKSLGYGRAEAIAHVPSFVSLKTLVFKGGIDQENIKLEHQMLGQNIS comes from the coding sequence ATGAATCATAAACAGAACACTGAAAAGGAGAAGAAGATAATCGAGTATGAACAACGCAATTTGGTAAATGAACATCAGTATTCCATTCTTGAGCTTCCTACAATTCTGATATATTTGATCATCTCAAAGCTTCCTCTAATGACAATATTTAGCTGCAAATGCGTATGCAAAGCCTTCCAAAAACTCGTAGAAGATCCTTATTTCGCAGAAACACACCTTAATGAGGCACCTGTTACCAGTACCACAGTAATCGTCAAAGAAAATCTTTTCTATTTTCCATATTTCCGTCCTTACATTCTAGAACTTGATGACATCCCTAAAAACTCCTCCTGCAGCAGTGATCACCAATTCTCTAATCAGTATACCATATCTAGGCGGAGTCATGGAGTAGCCCCAATAGATGTCAAATGCTGGTTTCTTACACGTAATACAGCTTTGATTGGTTCATGTAATGGACTGCTCTGTCTATATACTCTTTCAGTAAGGAAACCTACATATTGTGTTTGCAATCCTGTTACTGGTGAATGTATGACTCTCCCTCATCCAGCTTCCTGCTCTACAGACTATTACCTTAACTATTCAGGATTTGGTTTCTGCCTAAAGACTGAGCAGTACAAGGTTATCCGGTTTATGCGCTCGGCACCACCTTTGAGAACAGTAGCTTTGGTGCACACACTGGGCACAAGGTCATGGAGAAATATTGGCGAAGCCCCACAGCCTATGTCACGTGGATCTTTTAATTGTGTAGTGGATGGAAAACTTCACTTCATCACTGCTAGTAATGAGATTTCCGAGACGGTATATTCGTTTGACCTAGAAACTGAGAAGTTTGAACCTGTACCAATGCCTTCTCACTTCAGTCCAGAATATGTTAGTAAGATCTCTTGGATCAGTGTTGGAGTTATAAGTGGGTCCCTATGTCTATGCTATATGTTCAGTGATGCTTACTTCGTGGTTTTGGCAATGCAAGAATATGGCATTCGCGAATCTTGGATTAAAAAGTTTGCAATTGACATCAAGTTTCATTGTGGGTGGCGAGCGGTGGACTTTCAGAgaccgatcaaatttttaaataatggagAACTTTTGTTCCTATCTGTGTCCAATTCTCTCGTGTCTTATAATCCTCGAAATAGGGCTTTCAGTGATATTAAGAGTTTGGGATATGGGAGGGCTGAAGCTATTGCTCATGTTCCTAGCTTCGTGTCCCTCAAAACTCTTGTTTTTAAaggaggtatagatcaagaaaacaTCAAGCTGGAACACCAAATGCTAGGGCAGAATATATCGTAG
- the LOC108227501 gene encoding uncharacterized protein LOC108227501 isoform X2, whose protein sequence is MKNCVQSAVMEGSRQLKESKNALLIIGGCPWYITVGPSYLQGNLQSLLPLISSLYHIPYDCSLEANCGLQKSTISLALIIVLSS, encoded by the exons ATGAAGAACTGTGTGCAATCTGCG GTCATGGAAGGCTCCAGACAGCTCAAAGAGTCCAAAAATG CACTACTTATTATTGGAGGTTGTCCTTGGTACATCACTGTGGGCCCAAG CTATCTGCAGGGGAATCTGCAGTCACTGCTTCCCCTAATATCCTCCCTTTACCATATTCCGTATGACT GTAGCCTGGAAGCAAATTGTGGACTCCAGAAATCAACTATATCTTTGGCGCTTATCATCGTGTTGAGTTCTTGA